A region from the Zonotrichia leucophrys gambelii isolate GWCS_2022_RI chromosome Z, RI_Zleu_2.0, whole genome shotgun sequence genome encodes:
- the SIGLEC15 gene encoding sialic acid-binding Ig-like lectin 15, translating into MRELGLVLLCLLRISRKGVQCNGWSVHVPSDVTGELGKMVILPCTFTHPYKTFDRALTAIWRIREPYNGTVIFKCVSQSSSELCRTAISHKNKYKLLGNPRHKDLSIRVDNLTWSDSERYFCRVELAGDSQDKYESRNGIRLHVIAAPRIINITVSSSRDHTFQARCTAEGEPAPALTWTGPPYSNLSSSSSSSHRVTKELRSLTHDGKYTCTAVNSHGRAEGAVYFYTFRASDSSAFLILIFVPLAIKVVILLVILSFAAFSREGPHSAPPSLARPQQPECTYENCEHRHSQSRPRRS; encoded by the exons ATGAGAGAGCTCGGCTTGGTTCTCCTGTGCCTGCTCCGCATCTCCAGGAAGG GTGTGCAGTGCAATGGCTGGTCTGTCCACGTCCCATCTGACGTCACTGGAGAGCTTGGGAAGATGGTTATCCTGCCCTGCACCTTCACTCACCCCTACAAAACCTTTGACCGGGCGCTCACGGCCATCTGGAGGATCAGGGAGCCTTATAACGGCACGGTGATCTTCAAGTGTgtgagccagagcagcagcgaGCTCTGCAGGACTGCCATCAGCCACAAGAACAAGTACAAGCTGCTGGGCAACCCCCGGCACAAGGACCTGTCCATCAGGGTGGACAACCTGACCTGGAGCGACAGCGAGAGGTACTTCTGCCGGGTGGAGCTGGCTGGAGACAGCCAGGACAAGTATGAGAGCAGGAACGGCATCAGGCTGCACGTGATTG CCGCCCCCAGGATCATTAACATCACGgtcagctccagcagggatcACACCTTCCAGGCCCGCTGCACGGCCGAGGGGGAGCCAGCGCCTGCCCTGACCTGGACAGGGCCCCCCTACAGCaacctgagctccagcagcagctccagccaccgCGTCACCAAGGAGCTGCGCTCGCTGACCCACGACGGGAAATACACCTGCACCGCCGTCAACAGCCACGGCCGCGCAGAGGGGGCCGTCTACTTCTACACCTTCAGGGCCTCCGACAGCTCCgccttcctcatcctcatcttcgTCCCGCTGGCAATCAAGGTGGTCATCCTGCTGGTGATCCTGAGCTTCGCTGCTTTCTCCAGAGAAG GTCCCCACTCTgctccacccagcctggccag GCCCCAGCAGCCGGAGTGCACCTATGAGAACTGcgagcacaggcacagccagagccgGCCCCGGCGCAGCTGA